Proteins encoded together in one Quercus lobata isolate SW786 chromosome 3, ValleyOak3.0 Primary Assembly, whole genome shotgun sequence window:
- the LOC115978999 gene encoding WAT1-related protein At3g28050-like, with protein sequence MSSSREREMKGLGVTTAMVAVQFLEVGLNTMLKAAMSKGMSNFVFVVYSNGLAIFVLLLASFIFYRKRSLPPLTVSLVCRIFLLGLLSCCVQSFMFTGIGYSSPTLASAMVDLTPAFTFILAIISRMEKLDLRTQSSLAKCIGTMVSIIGALFVTLYKGLPIINALSSNGQPNEVLLLLQSNWVLGGFLLAIGSLCLSILFIVQTWIIREYPAELIVTLIACIFTTVQSALVALVAEKDPKVWRLRSNMELISIGYSAVFVVAARSVVATWACRKKGPVFVALFSPLGMVIALVMGVTFLGDTLYLGSLIGATVIALGFYAVIWGQAQEEKTIENRGICSFEASSAKVPLLENKGLDI encoded by the exons ATGAGCAgtagcagagagagagagatgaagggCTTAGGAGTAACAACAGCCATGGTGGCAGTCCAGTTCCTTGAGGTGGGCTTGAACACTATGCTAAAGGCAGCCATGAGTAAAGGGATGAGTAACTTTGTTTTTGTGGTTTACTCAAATGGCCTTGCCATCTTCGTTCTTCTTCTAGCTTCCTTCATCTTTTACAG AAAAAGAAGTCTTCCTCCACTGACAGTTTCATTAGTCTGTAGAATCTTTCTTCTTGGCCTGCTAAG TTGCTGTGTACAGAGCTTCATGTTTACTGGAATAGGGTACAGCTCTCCAACTTTGGCCTCAGCTATGGTTGATCTGACTCCAGCTTTTACTTTCATACTTGCCATCATCTCCAG GATGGAAAAGCTGGACTTGAGAACCCAAAGCAGTCTCGCTAAGTGTATTGGCACCATGGTATCCATCATAGGTGCATTATTTGTGACTTTGTACAAAGGCCTGCCTATCATAAATGCTTTATCATCCAATGGTCAACCCAATGAGGTTCTTCTGTTACTGCAATCAAATTGGGTTCTTGGAGGCTTTCTCCTTGCCATTGGTAGCTTATGTCTTTCAATATTGTTTATTGTCCAG ACCTGGATTATTAGAGAGTATCCTGCAGAGTTGATTGTAACACTTATTGCTTGCATTTTTACGACCGTCCAATCTGCCTTGGTGGCTCTAGTTGCAGAGAAAGACCCAAAAGTTTGGAGATTAAGGTCTAATATGGAGCTGATATCTATAGGCTATTCG GCTGTTTTTGTGGTAGCTGCACGAAGTGTTGTTGCTACATGGGCATGTCGCAAGAAGGGTCCTGTCTTTGTTGCATTATTTAGCCCTCTAGGGATGGTCATTGCACTTGTGATGGGTGTTACTTTTCTCGGGGATACTCTCTATCTTGGAAG TTTGATAGGAGCAACTGTAATAGCTCTTGGGTTTTATGCTGTGATATGGGGGCAAGCACAAGAAGAGAAGACCATTGAAAACAGAGGAATTTGTAGCTTTGAGGCATCTTCTGCTAAAGTACCTCTTTTGGAAAACAAAGGCTTGGATATCTAG
- the LOC115982688 gene encoding WAT1-related protein At3g28050-like: MKGLGVTTAMVAVQFLEVGFNTMLKAAMSKGMSNFVFVVYSNGLAIFVLLLASFIFYRKRSLPPLTVSLVCRIFLLGLLSCCVQSFMFTGIRYSSPTLASAMVDLTPAFTFILALISRMEKLDLKTQSSLAKCIGAMVSIIGALIVTLYKGLPIINALSSKGQPSEVLLSLQSNWVLGGFLLAIGSLCLSILFIVQTWIIREYPAELIVTLIAGFFATFQSALVALVAEKDPKVWRLRSNMELIAIGYSAVFLVAARNVVATWACRKKGPVFVALFSPLGMVIALVMGVTFLGDTLYLGSLIGATVIALGFYAVIWGQAQEEKTIENRGICSFESSSAKVPLLENKGLDI, encoded by the exons atgaagggCTTGGGAGTAACAACAGCCATGGTGGCAGTCCAGTTCCTTGAGGTGGGCTTCAACACTATGCTAAAAGCAGCCATGAGTAAAGGGATGAGTAACTTTGTTTTTGTGGTTTACTCAAATGGCCTTGCCATCTTCGTTCTTCTTCTAGCTTCCTTCATCTTTTACAG AAAAAGAAGTCTTCCTCCACTGACAGTTTCATTAGTCTGTAGAATCTTTCTTCTTGGCCTGCTAAG TTGCTGTGTGCAGAGCTTCATGTTTACTGGTATAAGGTACAGCTCTCCAACTTTGGCCTCAGCAATGGTTGACCTGACTCCAGCTTTTACTTTCATACTTGCCCTCATCTCCAG GATGGAAAAGCTGGACTTGAAAACCCAAAGCAGTCTTGCTAAGTGTATTGGCGCCATGGTATCCATTATAGGTGCATTAATTGTGACTTTGTACAAAGGCCTGCCTATCATAAATGCTTTATCATCCAAGGGTCAACCCAGTGAGGTTCTTCTGTCACTGCAATCAAATTGGGTCCTTGGAGGCTTTCTCCTTGCCATTGGTAGCTTATGTCTTTCAATATTGTTTATTGTCCAG ACCTGGATTATTAGAGAGTATCCTGCAGAGTTGATTGTAACACTTATTGCTGGCTTTTTTGCGACCTTCCAATCTGCCTTGGTGGCTCTAGTTGCAGAGAAAGACCCAAAAGTTTGGAGATTAAGGTCTAATATGGAGTTGATAGCTATAGGCTATTCG GCCGTTTTCCTGGTAGCTGCACGAAATGTTGTTGCTACATGGGCATGTCGCAAGAAGGGTCCTGTCTTTGTTGCATTATTTAGTCCTCTAGGGATGGTTATTGCACTTGTAATGGGTGTTACTTTTCTTGGGGATACTCTCTATCTTGGAAG TTTGATAGGAGCAACTGTAATAGCTCTTGGGTTTTATGCTGTGATATGGGGGCAAGCACAGGAAGAGAAGACCATTGAAAACAGAGGAATTTGTAGCTTTGAGTCATCTTCTGCTAAAGTTCCTCTTTTGGAAAACAAAGGCTTGGATATCTAG
- the LOC115982689 gene encoding WAT1-related protein At3g28050-like: MWSLGVTAIMVAVEFFEVGLTTLSKAAMRKGMSNFVFIVYSNALAILFLLSSSLIFYRKRTCPRLTFSIFCRMFLLGVLSCCVQSFMYFGIGYSSPTLASAMTDLTPAFTFILAILSRMEKLDFRLRSSLAKSIGTMVSIAGALMVTLYKGPPITFAASPHNLHHELHASVQSDWLIGGLLLVAACFCFALLLIVQTWIMKDYPAVLMQTLICCIIVTIQIASVSLVAEKDPNAWRLRPDIELIAIGYSALFGIAIRSVVHTWACNKKGPVYVSLFKPLGIVIALVMGVAFLGDTLYLGSVVGAAVIATGFYSVIWGKAQEEKSVEDTGISDLGSFASKVPLLQNKSMRI, translated from the exons ATGTGGAGTTTAGGTGTGACAGCAATAATGGTGGCAGTAGAGTTTTTTGAGGTGGGCTTAACAACATTAAGCAAAGCAGCCATGAGAAAAGGGATGAGTAACTTTGTTTTCATTGTGTACTCTAACGCCCTCGCTATCTTGTTCCTTCTTTCATCATCTCTCATCTTTTACAG AAAAAGAACTTGTCCTCGACTTACATTCTCCATCTTTTGTAGAATGTTCCTCCTTGGTGTGCTCAG ttgctGTGTGCAGTCGTTTATGTATTTTGGGATAGGGTACAGCTCTCCCACTTTAGCCTCAGCCATGACTGATCTAACTCCAGCATTTACTTTCATTCTTGCCatcttatcccg AATGGAAAAGCTAGACTTTAGACTCAGAAGCAGCCTGGCCAAGTCTATTGGTACCATGGTCTCAATTGCAGGGGCATTAATGGTGACATTGTACAAAGGACCGCCAATCACATTTGCTGCATCACCGCATAATTTACATCATGAGCTTCATGCATCAGTGCAATCTGACTGGCTCATTGGAGGCCTTCTCCTAGTAGCTGCATGCTTTTGTTTTGCACTTTTGTTAATTGTTCAG ACCTGGATCATGAAGGACTACCCCGCAGTGCTGATGCAAACACTCATTTGTTGCATTATTGTGACCATCCAAATTGCCTCTGTCTCTTTGGTTGCGGAGAAAGACCCGAATGCTTGGCGACTAAGGCCTGATATTGAGTTGATAGCTATAGGGTACTCG GCACTCTTTGGGATAGCAATTCGAAGTGTTGTTCACACATGGGCATGTAACAAGAAGGGGCCTGTTTATGTCTCATTGTTTAAGCCCCTTGGAATTGTCATTGCACTTGTCATGGGGGTTGCTTTTCTCGGGGATACTCTTTATCTTGGAAG TGTGGTTGGAGCGGCTGTAATAGCTACTGGGTTTTATTCTGTGATTTGGGGTAAAGCCCAAGAAGAGAAAAGCGTGGAGGATACAGGAATTTCTGACCTTGGGTCATTCGCTTCTAAAGTCCCACTTCTTCAGAACAAAAGCATGAGAATTTAG